The Nitrospirota bacterium DNA segment TTGAGAGTAGCGCATCCATAGCCCAGATATTTCTGTGTAATTGAAATCAAGCGAGCAGAGTGATTGATAGCATGAGCGAAAGTGGACTGCGGAATCAGATCCTAGGAACGGTAATCGGAGGTGTGATTCTTACTGCCCTCGGTTGGATCATGGGTATTTTCCCCACCATTTGGGGCTGGATCGTTCTGGCAGTTTCGATATTTTGGTTCTTAGTCAAGACAGAGATACCCATTCCAATCGGTCTTCTGTTTTTGTTGTCAGCTTCGATACTGTGGCAGGCATACAAGTTTCTTCAGCCTAGTGAAAAATCAAGAGCAGCATTGGGCGTTCCCACAGCTGTATTGAACGCGCCAATACAATCACGACCGCTGTCTTCCCTTGAGGATAAGGTGTTAAGAGCGTTTGCTCGTTCAGATGGCCGCACCTTCCAGATGGATAGCCTCGTCCATATGGTTGGAGAGAAAAACCTGTTGGTTGATCAGGCTCTAGATTCCCTCCAGTCGCGTAGTTACATCGGTGTGACCCACAATTATATACATGGCACTTACTATTCTCTGACTGCGAAAGGCCGTGATGTTGTGATTCGGCTCGGCTACGTCAGCTAATAGATTCCATAGTCCATTGGAAGAGGTTGCGGTGCTTTCAATTCGCTCCTCAGCATCGGATTTCCCGTTCAAACCTGTCCTTATCGTTGGTCACCGCCTTCAGCCTGTATGTATCTAGAGAGCGTTTGCGCGGGGTTAGGAGGGGCATCCCTCTTGCTGATCTCCTCGTGGCGTTCATGTGCAAGAAGGGGCGTTCTATGAAAAGGGGGATCCGATGGCACCAGTGTTGGAACTCGATCGGCAGACAGCCGCGTTTGTGCGACAACTGGAAGACCAGCGAAAGCTTGAAAAGACTCTTCTGGTCGAACGGGTTCGCGGAACGAAGGAAGGGTTGGAGTCGGTCTTCAGCGACATCAAGAGCCGTGTGGCGGTGCTGGAGAGGCTGAACGGGTTGGCGAGTGCGACCTGCATTGCGCCGATCGGCTGGAGCAAGATGATCTTTACGGGAATGGATAGTGTCTCAGCGCCGAACACCATTGGATTTGGCGATCGGGACGAAACCCTGTGCAGGCTCGATCAGATTAAATACCTCGAAGGCACGCAGTATCTCCGTCTTGCGGCGAATCCTCATTACGTGGAGCAGGTGCTCCCGTATAAATCGCTGATGGCTCGCGTCGGCGCGAATCCTTCGTTCTGGGATACGTTCGGTTATGTCCACGCAGGTTATCAGACCCAGTTGCAGATTCCCGCTTCGTTGGAATCGACGACGGTGTCGATCATGTCGCGGGTGAATACGTTGTTTAATTGGGTTGAAAGTAACGCGGTCGGAGACGAGTGGTATGCCCATGTGTCGGCCACGGCGCGATTGTGGGTGGCCTACGATGGCGAGTTGCGCCAGACGCCGCCCGCCCGGCTGGTCAACCTGTCGGCCACGCCGACACAATTGCGGACGCATCAGGACATTGCGTCGTGCGCGCCGAGCGCGGCCCTCACGATGCAAGTCTCTGTCTCAGCCGGCAGCGGCACGACGATCAGCCTGTACGAATCCATCGAACTCGTCGCGACCACCCCGAACGGCCATGCCTACCTGGATGGCATTTTTTCTTGGGAGCCGTTGGCGGTGCAACTCAGGGAAGGGTAGCAGGATGCTGAAAAAGTCCGCCAGCGTCGTTCTCGCCTCGAAAGCATCCTCAACGTAGCCAGGGGCTACGCCTCCGGTGCTTCCATCGGCTGCGGCCTTGCTGGACAGCCTTTTTGAGCATTCTGCGAGTATTTTGACATCGGCGCCCGTGGAATACTCCATCGACGATTTGTGTATGAAATGAGTTTCTTCGCAGCCTGCTAGCTCTTTTGAACATCCTTGGAGCGAGTAGCGGTCGAGGATGATCCCCTAGGAATAGAAGGTGCGCACGATCTCAGTCGTGTTGAAGAGCATCGTGTCGAGGCGCGTATCGCCCTCATGGTCATCGAATCGGAGAATCTTGACTCTCTTTATGGTGAGGCCTAGACTTTGGGCGAAGGATAGAAAGACGTACATGTCGACCGCAAAGAAACAGGCATTGGAGATGGTGAAGAAGTTGCCGGAGAAGGCGACGTGGGATGACATCATGTACGAAATCTATGTCCGCAAGAAGATTGCGGCCGGCATTCTGGCCGCCGATGAAGGGCGGGTCGTCCCGCACGAAACTGTGAAGAAGCGTTTCATTAAAAAATAACCCGCCTTGAGTGGACCGAGCCCGCCGTCGCCGACCTCGAAAATATCCAAGACTACATCGCGAGAGACTCCGCCGAGTATGCGGATGCTCTGATCGAACGGCTCATTCTGTCCGTCGATCAGCTCGAGTCGTTTCCTGAAAGCGGTCGGCGGGTGCCGGAATCTTCAGATCCAAAGGTTCGGGAGCTACTCGTCGAAGGATATCGCGTGATGTATCGGGTGAAGAAGGGGACGGTTCAAATTCTCGCGGTGACTCATGGCGCGCGGGATCTCGCCGGCATGAAGCCCAAGCCGTGGGCCAAGCGATGAGCGCCTGTTATCGGGAAGAGTAGAATGACTCGGCAATGACGTTGGTGTTAAAGAGCATTGTGTCGAGGCGGGTATAGACCGCGTGGCCGAAGTAATGGTCGCGCACATTCGTCGAGCCGGTGGAATCTTTGTAGTCGGCGAGAATTCCCAGTCCTTCACTCGGGATACGGACGGCACGGCGGGCACATTCGAGCCATCGTTCGAATCCATCGAGCGGCTCCACGATTTCCCACAGAGCTTTATTGGCTGCCTTGGCCGCTTCGGTCGTCGGCACGGCATCGCTGCTGGCCACGGCCAGCTCCTGGACATAATCTCCGCCCCAGGCGATCGGCATTTCCATCGTGATCTGCGGCAACTCCATCTTCGCGAGCCAGGTCTTGCCATCGGTTCGAAGATTTCGATGGTTGACGATGTGCAGGAGTTTGCCCAATCCTGACGGATCCCACCCGTAGCGTACCGGCATGCCGAAGGTGACGACGTCCAGCGTCGCCCCATTGAGCAGGGTGCCGTTCGCCAACAACGGAGTGATTCGTTGGATCGTCGAGGTGAGGTCCGGTCGATTGACTTGTAAGGCATAGGCCGACAAGAGGTCGAGCAGCCTGGTCCTGCTGCTGTTCGCGGTGACACATAGAAGGTTTGAGATGAGGGCGAGGACGAGTCCGGCCTGCCCGTGAGCCTCGACCAGGATCCGATCTCCTTGGCCCAGCTTATGGGTTTCGATCCAATCGCGCAGGCGCCCAAGCAGCGAGATGGCCGCCATCGCACGGCCCAGGTGATGGTGCTCACAGGCCCAGAGTTCGCGGATGCAAGAGATCGGACGATCCAGGCCCCGGTTGAGCGACTGTTTCATCTGCTCCACATAGGCGTTGGTGAAGTTGCCGGCATCTCCAAGCTGCTCATCGAGGAGCCGCTTGGTGGCGTCATCGTTTGCGAGCGGTGGCTTCAATCCTCCGGACAGCGAGGAGATGCCATTGCTGCCGTCGCGGAGCAGCGCTAAGAGAGAATCGAGGCCTGTTACGCCGCGTGAGTACCCCCGTTTGAGCCCGCCCAATTCATCCAGCCGTTGAGCCCCGAAAAGATCGGTGCCCATGATGGAGCCGTGGAGCAACACGATGAGGCGGACACCGGCCTGGGAGAGGCGCTTGCCGGCAAGGGCCATCGCCTCCTGTCCGGATGGCGATTCTGAGAGGGTGGTCGGGGTGACCTCACGAACTGAGAGGCGTTCGCCAGGATTTTTCCGGGACATCTCGTCGTGCTGGAAACTGTTTTCAATCGGCATGGGGAGTTACATACCTGATCTTGATCACGGACTGCAACGGAAGATGAGCAGGATGCTGAAAAAGCCCGCCAGCATCGTTCTCGCTTCGCTCAGAGGCTCAACGTACCGCAAGGGTACGCCTCGCCTCTTCGCTCGCTGCGGCCTTGCTGACGGACTTTTTGAGCATCCTGCGATGGTCAGCCTGTTAGAGGGGAGATGGTTTAGCGAAGGACTGTCGGGGTGGATTCCTGGCGGTCTGGTGCAGGCTTGGGCTGAACCTGGCTCTTGGGCATGACGGCGGTTGCGCTGCAGATCTTGCCCTCTTCGTCGATCTGGCGGTCCACGATCTTGACGCCTTGGAGATATTCCTGGACGATTTCTTCCCTGGTGAGTTCGATGTCCTGCTCGGTTTCCCTGCCGGTCCGGTCGCGCACCCGGTCGACCATGTGCTCCTTGACCATCACGCGAATTTGTTTCGCAAGATCGGTCCGCGCCGACAGTTCCGATACCCGTTGGCAGACCATCTTGCCTTTATTGAGATCTCCCTGGCCTTTTCCGATGAGGTACTGTTCTTCGGAGTACTGGCCATCGCGTTCTGAGACGCTGCCCCTGCTGCCCGCTTGCCGGTTCGTTGTACTGCTTCGTTCTGCCTGTTGGAGTTGTTGGAATGACTGCTCGGCATGGTGGCTGACCGCGGGCGATCCGTTGCCTGACTCAGCCGCTGTCATGCCGGATTGCCAGAAGCAGGTGATGGCCACCAGGCTACAATAGAGTGGGACGAAGGCTATTCTGCTCTGCACGAGTTACTTTCCTTTCCCTCTGCTGCCCCCGCCTCCTCGTCCACCCCCTCCGCCTTGACCTCCGCCTCCCTGTGGGCGTGGCGCAATCTGATAGGGGGCCCGTGGGACCTGGTGCGAGGTTGGAGGATGGATCTGGTTGATGGTTGGAGGCAGGCGATTCGCCATGGGTGGCTGGCCTGCTTGCTGTTGGTGCTGTAAAAATTGTTGGAGCGCACGTGCCGATCTGGAGTTCGGGGGTGCACCGTTCGCTGGGGGCAGGAAGGGATTGAGCTGGTGGATGTCCGTCAGCGTTCGTGAGCCTGGCTGATGCGATGGCTGACCTGATTGGGGTTGATTGCCAATTTGCGGCGGCCCCGTCGGTGTGTTGTGAGAAATTTCATTGAGTGTTCGCGGGGCCGTCTGAGACCCAGGCCCCGGCACGATTTGATAACTCGGCATGGTTGGCGGTCTCATCCCCGGTGCGGGAGGGGACGGTGGCTGTGGCGGTGCCGGCGGCTGTTTCGTGGCAAATACTTGTTGTGCCGCGAGGACATGGGGGCTGGCGGGATAGAGGCCCCGTGCGACGTTCAAGAGCGCTTGGGTTTGGGCTAGTCCCACCCAGGGAGAAGGATAGACCGCCGGCGAGACGAGCACCCAATCCGTCCAGGCTTGCGAGACCATGGCGTTGGATTGCACCCGATTCAGGATCTCTTGGCGTTGCTGAGAGGCTTGTTGTGTTTGTTCCGCCGTTGAGGCTTTTGCTAGGGTCTGGTTCGCCGCGTCGAGTTCTTGTTGTAATTGCTCATTTTCCTGCTGCAGCGCAACGAGCTGATGCCGGGCATCCTCGTTCTCCCGTAAGGCTGCGATGGCATTGCGTACTTCTTCCGTATCGATCTGGGCCACCAGATCTGTTTTGACCACTATGGTGTCTCCGTCGAGCATCGTGTTGGTGTTTTGTTCCAGGATGAGGACGAGACCGGCGGTATAGGTTCGAATTTCGTCTTTCGTGACATCAAGACCGTCCACAACGGTGATGCTTTCGAGGTAGACGGCGACCTGCTCCAGGGCTGCCCGTTTGGCTGCTTCGGTGGCCAGGCGGATCGCGTCTTCTCTGGTGTCCCGGTCCCCCATCCGATATTCACCCTGGGCGGTCACGATTCGGACCTCTGCCAGAGTGACTGCTGGCCAGACAGACAGGACGGTCAATAGGAGGATGAGGCTGAAGTTCGATGGTGTGAGGTGAGGGAGCGCCCAGCGGGGGGGGGCCTGTGAAGTAAGAAAAATGTCCGGCATCGCCCTCACCTTCTGGATAGAACTGACG contains these protein-coding regions:
- a CDS encoding type II toxin-antitoxin system RelE/ParE family toxin — protein: MTRLEWTEPAVADLENIQDYIARDSAEYADALIERLILSVDQLESFPESGRRVPESSDPKVRELLVEGYRVMYRVKKGTVQILAVTHGARDLAGMKPKPWAKR
- a CDS encoding LPP20 family lipoprotein, encoding MQSRIAFVPLYCSLVAITCFWQSGMTAAESGNGSPAVSHHAEQSFQQLQQAERSSTTNRQAGSRGSVSERDGQYSEEQYLIGKGQGDLNKGKMVCQRVSELSARTDLAKQIRVMVKEHMVDRVRDRTGRETEQDIELTREEIVQEYLQGVKIVDRQIDEEGKICSATAVMPKSQVQPKPAPDRQESTPTVLR